The Pocillopora verrucosa isolate sample1 chromosome 2, ASM3666991v2, whole genome shotgun sequence genome has a segment encoding these proteins:
- the LOC131789979 gene encoding uncharacterized protein, with the protein MGDRSKIKTGNLGANVMEEKELSKQLIRLKRQTDYFVSEIEAEQVVFANKFLSHLRRSKRIAEAQESVVNTFKSTRWNSAFENQRSEHTLSSKRLNSKESTSLEMGSCSVPEERAGKNPSRVLKRMSQQFEVPYKKLYSFKTSEFGRPATVLDMRCKMWQRISFCADKKDRVKSAPPWAENYKAPRQVEQAHYRALDYIGMKRNLVNPPSRQPQIDLTALRSYRDREIEVERKVVSQFNDSLERFKIKPGAKQIIYDASRLYGELAKMNGKASS; encoded by the coding sequence atgggcGACAGAAGTAAGATTAAAACAGGAAACCTCGGAGCAAATGTTATGGAAGAAAAGGAACTCTCCAAGCAACTGATTCGTTTGAAAAGACAAACAGACTACTTTGTTTCCGAGATAGAAGCAGAACAAGTCGTATTTGCCAATAAATTTTTGAGCCACTTACGCAGAAGTAAAAGGATTGCTGAGGCACAGGAATCTGTCGTGAATACCTTCAAGTCGACACGCTGGAATTCAGCGTTTGAAAATCAGCGTTCAGAGCACACATTAAGCTCCAAAAGACTGAATTCCAAAGAAAGCACCTCATTGGAAATGGGAAGCTGCAGCGTGCCCGAAGAGCGCGCGGGGAAAAACCCCTCGCGCGTTCTTAAACGAATGAGTCAGCAGTTTGAAGTGCCTTATAAGAAACTGTACTCTTTCAAGACGAGCGAATTCGGAAGGCCGGCCACTGTTCTCGACATGCGTTGTAAAATGTGGCAAAGAATTTCGTTCTGCGCGGACAAAAAAGACAGAGTGAAAAGCGCGCCTCCGTGGGCTGAGAACTACAAGGCGCCTAGACAGGTTGAACAAGCACATTATCGCGCGCTTGACTATATAGGCATGAAGAGGAATCTGGTCAATCCGCCCAGCAGACAACCACAAATAGACTTAACAGCCCTGAGGAGCTATCGAGATCGCGAGATCGAAGTTGAAAGAAAGGTTGTTTCTCAGTTCAATGACAGTCTTGAACGGTTCAAGATCAAACCTGGGGCGAAACAAATAATTTACGATGCAAGTAGATTATACGGCGAACTTGCGAAAATGAATGGGAAAGCCAGTTCTTAA
- the LOC131789942 gene encoding E3 ubiquitin-protein ligase RNF14: protein MAECMEVLDEAILQEQLEEVTVLQSIFQEDLQIIRNGGGEGSICFNLMVSVNIPFERIDFEALIPIAVEERSVRACNSESDSDMESGCHGENSQESEAMVKSEGHSETHINGSEVSAVDGEEGRLGNDSSSPSGSAFLGRRKPGFTRSMSLQHWRVTAELLHLTPICLTCTFPRLYPAECQPEVSLSCLWLSKDQIQVLQEKLMNLWTETPNMPIVFTWADWLQNYGYQHLGLGPHLVLKEDERIVIESKLQTHMYATENGYRDDKLIEKGRIGTNLQTALLTIFEYDFEMQKREFRQTTHSCEICFDERGGTEFHYLDECKHYFCNECLKAHCELHVEGGTVLNLLCPNHDCKSRIPPEILREVLDAEKLERWERLLFSKTLDIMGDIVYCPRCNLAVVIDEDETSRLAHCANCYFAFCTECHQQWHPAKPCFSELSDSDMDDEEKSKKSSNKAQKKKNTETVDAAVRRKRRQKEEHRREMSNVSFIRMMKAKGTYQYCPKCRMAVERISGCDMMHCSQCRASFCWRCGKAISGYDHFGNCGREIPHPYLSPREPTEGEVLIERYLKANPKKKLRTKLCPRCHQKCLKENNNNNHLKCWACKTDFCYQCGKEIKGTVTLHFAAASSCTQHSDN from the exons ATGGCTGAATGTATGGAAGTTCTTGACGAAGCTATTCTCCAAGAACAACTGGAAGAAGTCACTGTTCTTCAGTCGATATTTCAAGAAGATCTCCAAATCATCCGCAATGGTGGTGGAGAGGGAAGCATTTGCTTTAATCTGATGGTCAGTGTCAACATCCCATTCGAGAGAATTGACTTCGAAGCTTTGATTCCAATAGCTGTTGAGGAACGTTCTGTCAGAGCCTGTAATAGTGAAAGTGACTCGGACATGGAATCCGGATGCCATGGCGAGAATAGCCAAGAAAGTGAAGCTATGGTCAAAAGTGAAGGTCATTCAGAAACTCATATCAACGGATCGGAAGTGAGTGCAGTGGATGGGGAAGAAGGTAGGCTTGGGAACGACTCGTCTTCCCCGAGCGGCTCTGCTTTTCTTGGACGCAGAAAACCTGGTTTTACAAGGTCCATGTCGCTTCAACACTGGCGTGTGACCGCTGAGCTCCTACACTTGACCCCGATATGTCTAACATGTACATTTCCTCGGCTCTACCCCGCAGAATGCCAGCCCGAGGTTTCCCTGAGTTGCTTGTGGCTCTCTAAAGATCAGATCCAAGTTCTGCAAGAGAAGTTGATGAATCTGTGGACAGAAACGCCAAACATGCCGATAGTCTTCACCTGGGCGGACTGGTTACAGAATTATGGGTATCAACATCTGGGTTTGGGGCCACACTTGGTGTTGAAGGAGGACGAAAGGATAGTGATCGAATCGAAATTGCAAACACACATGTATGCAACTGAGAATGGCTATAGAGATGACAAGTTGATAGAAAAGGGGAGAATTGGTACTAATTTGCAAACTGCATTACTAACAATCTTTGAATATGACTTTGAAATGCAAAAGCGAGAGTTTCGACAAACAACCCACTCATGCGAAATTTGCTTTGATGAAAGAGGTGGCACAGAATTCCACTATCTAGATGAATGCAAGCACTACTTCTGCAATGAATGTCTGAAAGCACATTGTGAATTACATGTTGAAGGTGGAACAGTTCTCAATCTCTTGTGTCCAAACCATGATTGCAAGTCAAGGATTCCACCAGAGATTCTTCGAGAAGTACTTGATGCAGAGAAGCTTGAACGATGGGAAAGACTGTTATTTAGCAAAACCTTAGACATCATGGGAGATATTGTGTACTGCCCACGATGTAATCTGGCTGTGGTTATTGATGAAGATGAAACCTCCAGACTTGCCCATTGTGCAAATTGCTACTTTGCATTTTGCACTGAATGCCACCAACAATGGCACCCTGCTAAACCATGTTTTAGTGAATTGTCGGACTCTGACATGGATgatgaagaaaaatcaaagaaaagcagcaacaaagcccaaaaaaagaaaaatacagagACAGTAGATGCAGCTGTcaggagaaaaagaagacaaaaagaggAACACAGGAGAGAAATGAGTAATGTATCTTTCATTCGCATGATGAAAGCAAAAGGAACTTATCAGTACTGTCCCAAGTGTCGCATGGCTGTGGAGAGGATCTCAGGCTGTGACATGATGCATTGCTCACAATGTCGTGCTAGCTTCTGCTGGAGATGTG GAAAGGCAATCAGTGGTTATGATCATTTTGGAAACTGTGGCAGAGAAATTCCACATCCTTACCTATCTCCCAGGGAACCAACAGAAGGAGAGGTATTGATAGAACGTTACTTGAAAGCAAACCCCAAGAAAAAGCTTCGGACTAAATTGTGTCCCCGCTGTCATCAGAAGTgtcttaaagaaaacaacaacaataaccatCTCAAATGCTGGGCTTGCAAAACAGATTTTTGTTATCAATGTGGAAAGGAAATAAAGGGAACAGTGACTTTGCACTTTGCAGCAGCTAGTTCATGCACACAGCATTCAGATAATTAG
- the LOC131789969 gene encoding octopamine receptor beta-1R-like — protein MFFEGYWFHTNLTSMLFYVVISLCTIFGNVLVCTAFIKDPYRQLRTLQNYYIVSLGISDLLMGIAAETVLIGTYWNDSEPVFLAHYLFAIISGVSSLLNMAALSIHRYFCVKRPLNFQEVMSRRRILVSIAIIWTYAAHFSVLPLLGWVNSYFQIYLYGLGCFLPSVVVFLAYGGIFKSIRAHTQTLKQGPSIGNAALKNAVAREKSTTKTMLIVLVVFFSFWFPFLLVDSIMVQCTKCRTFAFHVTRDVTLTLTYFSSCVNPLLYAWRVTQFRRAFARLLRLHKIMLRRSNMVYPIALATFRSKTEADRDRSFYTNAL, from the coding sequence ATGTTTTTTGAAGGTTACTGGTTTCACACAAATCTCACAAGCATGTTATTTTACGTGGTCATTTCGTTATGTACAATCTTTGGTAACGTGCTCGTTTGCACGGCGTTCATAAAGGACCCGTATCGTCAGCTACGAACACTGCAAAATTATTACATCGTAAGCTTGGGGATTTCCGATCTTTTAATGGGGATAGCCGCCGAAACTGTGCTCATTGGTACTTATTGGAACGACAGCGAACCGGTGTTTCTCGCTCATTATCTCTTCGCTATCATTTCGGGAGTATCCTCTTTGTTGAACATGGCTGCACTGTCCATCCATCGTTACTTCTGCGTCAAAAGGCCCTTGAATTTCCAAGAGGTGATGTCGCGTCGACGGATTTTAGTTTCCATAGCGATAATATGGACTTACGCAGCCCATTTCTCAGTTCTGCCGCTATTGGGTTGGGTGAATTCCTATTTCCAGATTTATTTGTATGGATTGGGCTGTTTTTTACCAAGTGTGGTTGTTTTCTTGGCTTACGGCGGGATTTTTAAATCAATTCGCGCACATACGCAGACTCTCAAGCAGGGTCCTTCGATTGGGAATGCTGCGTTGAAAAACGCCGTTGCCAGAGAGAAATCCACGACGAAGACGATGCTCATAGTTTTGGTGGTATTCTTTTCGTTCTGGTTTCCATTCCTTCTCGTTGACTCAATTATGGTTCAATGTACCAAATGCAGAACGTTTGCGTTTCATGTTACGCGCGACGTTACGCTGACTTTAACGTACTTCAGTTCATGTGTGAATCCTCTTCTTTACGCATGGAGAGTCACGCAGTTCCGCAGGGCATTTGCTCGCTTGCTCAGGCTGCACAAAATTATGCTGAGGAGAAGCAACATGGTTTATCCAATAGCACTGGCGACGTTTAGATCGAAAACAGAAGCTGATCGTGATAGATCTTTTTACACAAATGCATTGTAA